A stretch of the Panicum virgatum strain AP13 chromosome 9N, P.virgatum_v5, whole genome shotgun sequence genome encodes the following:
- the LOC120691472 gene encoding double-stranded RNA-binding protein 8-like, translated as MDGGGAAPPDAARSTSPAPMVAAAPAGIRVENCYVFKSRLQEYAQKAGLPTPEYHTLKEGPSHEPIFKSTVVVNNTKYDSLPGFFSRKAAEQSAAEVALMEIVKSIPATECRSIPAVQETGLCKNLLQEYAQKMNYAIPSYICTKQASGVAPFICTVEIGGIQYIGAAARTKKEAEIKAARTALLAIQGRSEGCTNGDTKYIVVPGQREVKEAEKKPTETPKPLKVKRGGHKKKWNKRKFMRKTDQIFDVEIDGPRVAGDSDVPMQVTIAEEPFSDTIILQPEEPIRVGQELLRDTTMLQPDEEATIVKHGPAGETAMLLHVEEARVVEQQLARDTAMVQSNKEVVEPPSSSATPQPGEEASIVELWEPRSTKQESLSNVETLKPKDEARTIEQESLSGYVALQSNGSAMDAHEPGPPSNTAVMPHKEQTEAEATSHL; from the exons ATGGACGGCGGAGGCGCAGCGCCGCCCGATGCCGCCAGAAGCACCTCTCCTGCGCCCATGGTGGCGGCCGCTCCCGCCGGAATCA GGGTGGAGAATTGCTACGTATTCAAGAGCCGCCTTCAAGAGTATGCGCAGAAAGCTGGCCTTCCAACCCCGGAATACCATACCCTCAAAGAGGGCCCTTCCCACGAACCAATCTTCAAGTCCACTGTGGTGGTTAACAACACCAAGTACGACTCGCTTCCCGGATTCTTCAGCCGAAAGGCTGCAGAGCAGTCTGCCGCTGAAGTTGCGCTCATGGAGATAGTTAAGTCCATTCCAGCAACTGAATGCAGAAGCATCCCAGCAGTT CAAGAAACTGGCCTGTGCAAGAATCTTCTTCAGGAGTATGCTCAGAAGATGAATTATGCCATTCCATCTTATATTTGCACTAAACAAGCTTCAGGCGTAGCTCCTTTCATATGCACTGTTGAGATCGGTGGCATACAATACATTGGTGCTGCCGCTAGAACAAAGAAGGAGGCAGAGATAAAAGCTGCCCGAACTGCTCTTCTTGCAATCCAGG GTCGATCAGAGGGTTGCACAAATGGTGACACAAAGTACATCGTTGTTCCTGGCCAAAGAGAGGTTAAGGAGGCAGAGAAGAAGCCAACTGAAACTCCAAAGCCACTTAAAGTCAAGAGAGGTGGTCACAAGAAGAAATGGAACAAGAGGAAATTCATGAGGAAGACTGACCAAATATTTGATGTTGAAATTGATGGACCTAGAGTGGCTGGGGATTCTGATGTCCCAATGCAGGTAACAATAGCAGAGGAGCCATTCAGCGATACTATAATCCTGCAACCTGAGGAGCCTATAAGAGTAGGACAGGAGCTTCTTAGAGATACTACAATGCTACAACCTGATGAGGAAGCTACAATTGTAAAGCACGGGCCAGCCGGTGAAACTGCAATGCTGCTACACGTGGAGGAAGCTAGAGTAGTAGAACAACAGCTAGCTAGAGATACTGCAATGGTTCAATCTAACAAGGAAGTTGTAGAACCACCCAGCAGCAGTGCAACGCCACAGCCTGGTGAGGAAGCTAGCATAGTAGAACTGTGGGAACCTAGAAGTACAAAACAAGAGTCACTAAGTAATGTTGAAACACTGAAACCTAAGGATGAAGCTAGAACCATAGAGCAGGAATCACTGAGTGGCTATGTAGCATTGCAGTCTAATGGGAGCGCTATGGATGCACATGAGCCAGGGCCACCAAGTAATACTGCAGTGATGCCACATAAGGAGCAAACAGAAGCCGAGGCCACCTCACatttgtga